Proteins encoded within one genomic window of Triticum aestivum cultivar Chinese Spring chromosome 2D, IWGSC CS RefSeq v2.1, whole genome shotgun sequence:
- the LOC123050069 gene encoding uncharacterized acetyltransferase At3g50280 codes for MGDVRIVSRRMVRPELIASGPPETIHLTPWDLRVITVDNIQKGILLPKPPATGGRGHDAAAMVERLELSFARALGRFYPYAGRLAVAPGSKDDAEGERMAISLRCSGEGAEFVHAVAPGVAVADITVPLCIPRVVWSFFPLDRLLGVDAIADSRPVLAAQVTELADGVFVAMSANHGVADGTTFWHFFNTWSEISRLSDGDAGCEISSPLPVHRRWFLDGCPVPIPLPFGKLEDIVGQRVDTYPPVEECFLHFSAESVRKLKAKANAEMAGTAATGTAISSLQALLAHLWRAVCRARRLAPDQKTTYHLLAGCRGRVDGIPASYAGNAVEHATAISTAGEILERGLGWAAWLLNRAVASFDEASARGRLASWPRNPGFLRMSEVVTAPHPHTTVATGSSPRFDVYGNDFGWGSPVAVRSGSGNKVDGKVTVYEGRGGGGSIALEVCLSPEAFPRLLADEEFMGMVGATD; via the coding sequence ATGGGCGATGTAAGGATCGTGTCCCGGCGCATGGTCCGGCCGGAACTAATCGCCTCGGGGCCGCCGGAGACCATCCACCTGACGCCATGGGATCTCCGGGTGATCACCGTGGACAACATCCAGAAGGGCATCCTCCTGCCCAAGCCTCCAGCCACCGGAGGACGGGGACACGATGCCGCCGCCATGGTCGAACGGCTCGAGTTGTCCTTCGCGCGCGCTCTGGGGCGCTTCTACCCctacgccggccgcctcgccgtcgcgCCGGGGAGCAAAGACGACGCGGAGGGCGAGCGCATGGCCATCTCGCTCCGCTGCAGCGGCGAGGGCGCCGAGTTCGTCCACGCCGTGGCGCCCGGCGTCGCCGTCGCGGACATCACCGTCCCGCTCTGCATCCCGAGGGTGGTCTGGTCCTTCTTCCCTCTGGACAGGCTGCTCGGCGTTGACGCCATCGCGGACTCCCGCCCTGTCCTGGCCGCGCAGGTCACCGAGCTCGCCGACGGCGTATTCGTTGCCATGTCGGCCAACCACGGCGTCGCCGACGGGACGACCTTCTGGCACTTCTTCAACACCTGGTCGGAGATCAGTCGCCTGAGCGACGGCGACGCTGGCTGCGAGATCTCCTCGCCGTTGCCGGTGCACCGGAGGTGGTTCCTGGACGGCTGCCCCGTCCCGATCCCTCTGCCCTTCGGCAAGCTCGAGGACATCGTCGGCCAGCGTGTAGATACGTACCCGCCGGTGGAGGAATGCTTTCTCCATTTCTCGGCGGAGAGCGTGAGGAAGCTGAAGGCAAAGGCGAACGCCGAGATGGCCGGTACGGCAGCCACGGGCACCGCCATCTCCTCGCTGCAGGCCCTGCTCGCGCACCTGTGGCGTGCGGTGTGCCGGGCCAGGAGGCTCGCGCCGGACCAGAAGACCACGTACCATCTCCTCGCCGGATGCCGCGGCCGCGTGGACGGCATACCGGCGTCCTACGCGGGCAATGCTGTGGAGCACGCCACGGCGATTTCCACCGCCGGCGAGATCCTCGAGAGGGGGCTGGGCTGGGCGGCGTGGCTACTTAACAGGGCCGTGGCGTCGTTCGACGAGGCCAGTGCGAGGGGTAGGCTCGCGTCCTGGCCCCGGAACCCCGGCTTCTTGCGCATGTCGGAGGTCGTGACCGCCCCGCACCCgcacacaacggtggcgacagggAGCTCGCCGCGGTTCGACGTGTACGGCAACGACTTCGGGTGGGGCAGCCCCGTGGCCGTGCGCAGCGGCTCGGGGAACAAGGTGGATGGAAAGGTGACCGTGTACGAGGGCAGAGGCGGCGGAGGGAGCATTGCCCTGGAGGTTTGTCTGTCACCGGAGGCGTTTCCCAGGCTCCTCGCCGACGAGGAGTTCATGGGCATGGTGGGCGCGACTGATTAA